In the Brachyhypopomus gauderio isolate BG-103 chromosome 4, BGAUD_0.2, whole genome shotgun sequence genome, one interval contains:
- the LOC143511845 gene encoding immunoglobulin-like domain-containing receptor 1 isoform X2: MDKCSLLQVLLCCLSTELFAIQVTVPSTQRSTMLFASVVLRCDYTTSANPQSVLVTWRYKSFCLDPVLQYYTTAYQTALTLGQNPANDCPDRQRTIRTVIQKDGNKEPTLGAEYRERKITIQNKADLVITEVMWWDNGVYFCAIDAAGDTIGDSDQEVELIVYHWLTVLLIIMGGVFLIILLGTCCCPEKDVMQHRMLRNAKDAMAPWLYGRPLYTHNGSGTSSPGHPILYSGSLSEYPSKNSILMGPMATPQHFPPVLFPHSSMPGSVHASEHGKTPMLDLVESKVRGMDVGSSLTSPTSRFTTPPLHAPPTQFSPLPLQPVQPLHALPQSVPFTHGPPSMLSALDEMGVHGVERRVIRLPPIVSRAPSRSSRRAPGEARGGNRISSQSSSGSNRSGWRWRENSRRDPDSPQRGILRGYRERSRAHTRSKRELIAELRRGCTRRDRSYSPGPHHDSWSSEDEAGGHGGSKRLKDRAWTEKPPSYSSIDTHGHGGRHNERYSDKSSRSGNTVVI, encoded by the exons ATGGACAAGTGTTCGCTGCTACAGGTGTTGCTCTGCTGCCTTTCTACAG aGCTGTTTGCCATCCAGGTGACTGTTCCTTCCACTCAGAGAAGCACGATGCTCTTCGCCTCCGTCGTCCTGCGTTGTGATTACACGACCTCTGCCAATCCGCAAAGTGTTCTGGTTACGTGGAGATACAAGTCCTTCTGTTTGGACCCAGTGTTGCAATATTACACCACAG CCTACCAGACAGCTCTGACTCTGGGCCAGAACCCGGCCAACGATTGCCCGGACCGCCAACGCACCATCCGCACAGTGATCCAGAAGGACGGCAACAAGGAGCCCACCCTGGGGGCGGAGTACCGCGAACGCAAGATTACCATCCAGAACA AGGCCGACCTGGTCATCACAGAGGTCATGTGGTGGGACAACGGCGTGTATTTCTGCGCAATTGATGCGGCTGGAGACACCATTGGAGACTCTGATCAGGAGGTCGAACTAATTGTGTACC ATTGGCTGACGGTGTTGTTGATCATCATGGGGGGCGTGTTCCTCATCATCCTGCTGGGG ACGTGCTGCTGCCCGGAAAAAG ATGTGATGCAGCATAGAATGTTGCGCAATGCTAAGGACGCCATGGCTCCATGGCTGTACGGCCGGCCGCTTTACACCCACAATGGCTCTGGCACGTCCTCTCCGGGGCATCCTATACTCTACTCAG GTTCCCTCTCCGAGTATCCTTCAAAAAACAGCATTCTGATGGGACCAATGGCCACGCCACAACACTTCCCACCTGTGCTATTTCCCCATAGCAGCATGCCTGGGAGCGTGCATGCAAGTGAACACGGCAAAACCCCGATGCTGGACCTCGTGGAGAGTAAGGTGAGGGGGATGGATGTGGGATCCTCCCTTACCTCACCGACGAGTCGGTTCACGACGCCCCCTCTTCACGCCCCGCCTACTCAGTTCTCACCCCTGCCACTCCAGCCTGTGCAGCCCTTACACGCCCTTCCCCAGTCAGTGCCCTTCACCCACGGCCCTCCCAGCATGCTCTCCGCCCTGGATGAGATGGGCGTTCACGGCGTGGAGCGCAGGGTCATCCGGCTGCCTCCGATCGTGAGCCGGGCCCCGAGCCGGTCCTCCCGCAGGGCGCCGGGGGAGGCGCGTGGCGGAAACCGCATCTCCAGTCAGTCCAGCAGCGGATCGAACCGCTCGGGGTGGCGGTGGCGGGAGAATTCTCGGCGTGACCCCGACTCACCGCAGCGTGGGATCCTGCGTGGCTACAGGGAGCGCTCTCGTGCGCACACACGCAGCAAACGCGAGCTGATCGCCGAGCTGCGGCGGGGGTGTACTCGGCGGGACCGGAGTTACTCCCCCGGCCCCCACCATGACTCCTGGAGCTCAGAGGACGAGGCTGGTGGTCATGGAGGATCCAAGAGATTAAAAGACAGAGCCTGGACTGAAAAACCCCCGAGCTACTCGTCCATCGACACTCATGGACACGGTGGAAGGCACAATGAACGCTACTCG GATAAGAGCTCTCGCAGTGGAAACACTGTGGTGATTTGA
- the LOC143511845 gene encoding immunoglobulin-like domain-containing receptor 1 isoform X1, translated as MDKCSLLQVLLCCLSTELFAIQVTVPSTQRSTMLFASVVLRCDYTTSANPQSVLVTWRYKSFCLDPVLQYYTTAYQTALTLGQNPANDCPDRQRTIRTVIQKDGNKEPTLGAEYRERKITIQNKADLVITEVMWWDNGVYFCAIDAAGDTIGDSDQEVELIVYHWLTVLLIIMGGVFLIILLGVCCCQCCPQKCCCYVRCPCCPETCCCPEKDVMQHRMLRNAKDAMAPWLYGRPLYTHNGSGTSSPGHPILYSGSLSEYPSKNSILMGPMATPQHFPPVLFPHSSMPGSVHASEHGKTPMLDLVESKVRGMDVGSSLTSPTSRFTTPPLHAPPTQFSPLPLQPVQPLHALPQSVPFTHGPPSMLSALDEMGVHGVERRVIRLPPIVSRAPSRSSRRAPGEARGGNRISSQSSSGSNRSGWRWRENSRRDPDSPQRGILRGYRERSRAHTRSKRELIAELRRGCTRRDRSYSPGPHHDSWSSEDEAGGHGGSKRLKDRAWTEKPPSYSSIDTHGHGGRHNERYSDKSSRSGNTVVI; from the exons ATGGACAAGTGTTCGCTGCTACAGGTGTTGCTCTGCTGCCTTTCTACAG aGCTGTTTGCCATCCAGGTGACTGTTCCTTCCACTCAGAGAAGCACGATGCTCTTCGCCTCCGTCGTCCTGCGTTGTGATTACACGACCTCTGCCAATCCGCAAAGTGTTCTGGTTACGTGGAGATACAAGTCCTTCTGTTTGGACCCAGTGTTGCAATATTACACCACAG CCTACCAGACAGCTCTGACTCTGGGCCAGAACCCGGCCAACGATTGCCCGGACCGCCAACGCACCATCCGCACAGTGATCCAGAAGGACGGCAACAAGGAGCCCACCCTGGGGGCGGAGTACCGCGAACGCAAGATTACCATCCAGAACA AGGCCGACCTGGTCATCACAGAGGTCATGTGGTGGGACAACGGCGTGTATTTCTGCGCAATTGATGCGGCTGGAGACACCATTGGAGACTCTGATCAGGAGGTCGAACTAATTGTGTACC ATTGGCTGACGGTGTTGTTGATCATCATGGGGGGCGTGTTCCTCATCATCCTGCTGGGGGTGTGCTGTTGCCAGTGCTGCCCTCAAAAGTGCTGCTGTTACGTGCGCTGCCCCTGCTGTCCGGAGACGTGCTGCTGCCCGGAAAAAG ATGTGATGCAGCATAGAATGTTGCGCAATGCTAAGGACGCCATGGCTCCATGGCTGTACGGCCGGCCGCTTTACACCCACAATGGCTCTGGCACGTCCTCTCCGGGGCATCCTATACTCTACTCAG GTTCCCTCTCCGAGTATCCTTCAAAAAACAGCATTCTGATGGGACCAATGGCCACGCCACAACACTTCCCACCTGTGCTATTTCCCCATAGCAGCATGCCTGGGAGCGTGCATGCAAGTGAACACGGCAAAACCCCGATGCTGGACCTCGTGGAGAGTAAGGTGAGGGGGATGGATGTGGGATCCTCCCTTACCTCACCGACGAGTCGGTTCACGACGCCCCCTCTTCACGCCCCGCCTACTCAGTTCTCACCCCTGCCACTCCAGCCTGTGCAGCCCTTACACGCCCTTCCCCAGTCAGTGCCCTTCACCCACGGCCCTCCCAGCATGCTCTCCGCCCTGGATGAGATGGGCGTTCACGGCGTGGAGCGCAGGGTCATCCGGCTGCCTCCGATCGTGAGCCGGGCCCCGAGCCGGTCCTCCCGCAGGGCGCCGGGGGAGGCGCGTGGCGGAAACCGCATCTCCAGTCAGTCCAGCAGCGGATCGAACCGCTCGGGGTGGCGGTGGCGGGAGAATTCTCGGCGTGACCCCGACTCACCGCAGCGTGGGATCCTGCGTGGCTACAGGGAGCGCTCTCGTGCGCACACACGCAGCAAACGCGAGCTGATCGCCGAGCTGCGGCGGGGGTGTACTCGGCGGGACCGGAGTTACTCCCCCGGCCCCCACCATGACTCCTGGAGCTCAGAGGACGAGGCTGGTGGTCATGGAGGATCCAAGAGATTAAAAGACAGAGCCTGGACTGAAAAACCCCCGAGCTACTCGTCCATCGACACTCATGGACACGGTGGAAGGCACAATGAACGCTACTCG GATAAGAGCTCTCGCAGTGGAAACACTGTGGTGATTTGA